The following are encoded together in the Gordonia insulae genome:
- a CDS encoding alpha/beta hydrolase, translating into MGDDTVTHRPPGRLVDVDNSSLHVLDDGDGPPLLLLAALGSNWFDLDPLTDRLRASWRVIRYDRPGYGLSEPIGPLAHPTLDGEVDRICAVLDAVGIDGPVTVVAHSMASIYAEAFARRCPERTAGVVMIDGSFVMVPWRMLPTRGRTFIARRLDSVVEMLSRGLGLRRRSADLRPRLLPAPPEGFDGTQQYWATTVFGQRPMVRATLIEHAAFPALNADLRSLRRRRPMPGVPRVVVGAVHGVRPWRHYWAWKQTRYAQMLGASRVLIAGQHFLVLDRPDELAEAIDAIRPGSAGAGQ; encoded by the coding sequence ATGGGTGACGACACGGTGACCCACCGACCTCCCGGCCGCCTCGTCGACGTCGACAACAGCTCGCTGCACGTTCTCGACGATGGCGACGGCCCACCCCTCCTGCTGCTGGCCGCCCTGGGCAGCAATTGGTTCGATCTCGATCCACTGACCGATCGGCTCCGTGCATCGTGGCGGGTCATCCGCTATGACCGCCCCGGCTACGGCCTGTCGGAACCGATTGGGCCACTGGCTCATCCGACGCTCGACGGGGAGGTCGACAGGATCTGCGCGGTCCTGGACGCGGTGGGCATCGACGGACCGGTCACGGTGGTCGCCCACTCGATGGCGTCGATCTACGCGGAGGCGTTCGCGCGACGGTGTCCGGAACGGACCGCGGGTGTCGTGATGATCGACGGCTCGTTCGTGATGGTGCCGTGGCGGATGCTGCCCACACGCGGCCGGACCTTCATCGCGCGACGCCTCGACAGCGTCGTCGAGATGCTGAGTCGAGGCCTCGGTCTGCGACGGCGAAGCGCCGACCTCCGGCCGCGACTGCTACCGGCGCCGCCCGAGGGATTCGACGGGACGCAGCAGTACTGGGCGACGACGGTCTTCGGGCAGCGGCCGATGGTGCGCGCGACGCTGATCGAGCATGCGGCCTTTCCCGCTCTCAACGCTGATCTGCGGTCGCTTCGTCGCCGACGTCCGATGCCCGGCGTGCCGCGGGTCGTGGTCGGCGCGGTGCACGGGGTCCGGCCGTGGCGCCACTACTGGGCGTGGAAGCAGACGCGGTACGCGCAGATGCTCGGGGCATCGCGGGTGCTCATCGCCGGACAGCACTTCCTGGTCCTCGACCGGCCGGACGAGTTGGCCGAGGCGATCGATGCGATCCGTCCGGGGTCGGCCGGTGCCGGGCAGTAG
- a CDS encoding MBL fold metallo-hydrolase, whose amino-acid sequence MSQPRERDPALGEVLTAVGHLVRGTVRPRPPDVRLMQSITDAGPPAGDQTVTVRALPQVTRRVPAMGLVEGAAPLRRLDSALTSFVVEHPAATFLVDPGFCRQARDRVLPELPFLTRRVVTPPRTTVSTVDGLKRQPPARQPEFALPTHAHWDHVCGLLDLPGLPVLLRDTEHAWILDGVRPPAGGVRPTLTDGRPVRTYGLDGPPVFTFTASHDLFDDGSVVLVDLAGHTPGSIGVLARTARGWVLLAGDAAWHHEQVDRLRQKPAFPGEFVDDDRDAAFATLHRLHLVRRHIRVIPTHDSTVTAHLCG is encoded by the coding sequence GTGTCCCAGCCACGAGAGCGCGATCCCGCGCTCGGCGAGGTGTTGACCGCCGTCGGCCACCTGGTGCGCGGCACCGTGCGCCCGAGGCCGCCGGACGTCAGATTGATGCAGTCGATCACCGATGCCGGGCCCCCGGCGGGCGACCAGACCGTCACGGTCCGAGCCTTGCCTCAGGTCACTCGACGAGTGCCGGCGATGGGACTCGTAGAGGGTGCGGCTCCCCTCCGGCGCCTGGACTCCGCCCTGACGTCGTTCGTCGTCGAACACCCTGCAGCCACCTTTCTGGTGGACCCCGGTTTCTGCCGGCAGGCACGTGACCGTGTACTGCCCGAACTGCCGTTCCTGACCCGACGGGTGGTCACGCCACCCAGGACAACGGTGAGCACCGTGGACGGGCTCAAGAGACAGCCACCGGCTCGACAACCCGAGTTCGCGCTGCCGACCCATGCTCACTGGGACCACGTGTGCGGCCTCCTGGACCTTCCCGGCCTGCCGGTGCTCCTCCGCGACACCGAGCACGCGTGGATCCTCGACGGCGTGCGTCCCCCGGCCGGAGGTGTCCGACCGACCCTGACCGACGGCAGGCCCGTCCGCACCTACGGCCTCGACGGCCCGCCCGTGTTCACGTTCACCGCGAGTCATGACCTGTTCGACGACGGATCGGTGGTGCTGGTCGATCTCGCCGGACACACGCCCGGAAGCATCGGTGTCCTCGCGAGAACCGCGCGTGGATGGGTACTGCTCGCCGGAGACGCCGCGTGGCACCACGAGCAGGTCGATCGGCTCAGGCAGAAACCCGCCTTCCCGGGCGAGTTCGTCGATGACGACCGAGACGCCGCCTTCGCGACGCTGCATCGACTTCACCTCGTGCGGCGTCACATCCGGGTCATCCCGACCCACGACTCGACGGTCACGGCGCATTTGTGTGGGTGA
- the lysX gene encoding bifunctional lysylphosphatidylglycerol synthetase/lysine--tRNA ligase LysX codes for MTLEASRAALPEDAPDHLATAAADRPQTAAERRSRDLIDHIRTPSGFGRLAPRIAGTVVGVLATISLLSSVLPFFRHLIHVPRDYVDTFIITLPDTSFAWAFVLALVAFALSMRKRIAWWICVVYLALYTLGNVIYLIPALADELSVTDNDRINLWIGIVIDVAALIYLLATYRQFYTRVRRGAVLRAIGALICGLAIGTLLGWGLVWLFPHTLTRADRLPYAFNRVVAFGAIDQETTFDGRHSFAPVNGLLGLFGAVALIVAAVVLFRSVRLKALITADDERLIRALIGRFNDDDSLAYFSTRRDKAVVFSPDGRAAITYRVELGVGLAGGDPIGDPESWGDAIAEFLTLCDRYGWHPAAMGSSARGAAAYDAAGFGSLSIGDEAILYTRDYSINGPAMRGVRQAVTRTKRAGITIRIRRHSEISTGSIDGKGGSIDGKPSEMAQVVARADAWRDTDEERGFAMALGRIGDPADGNCLLVEAVENEGTDAEKVVGMLSFVPWGRTGVSLDVMRRDRDSVNGIVETMVTELAKNSEQYGITEISLNFATFRAFFEHGAEIGAGPVMRATYSALMFGSRFFQMESLYKSNAKYRPDWQPRYLCFEDNAVLPRVGLAAIVTEGFVQLPRFGRARHYTEGVSAIPAGVDVDALIDELDAEAEQSAVEVHRPEQVRVRLAKMERLVADGFDPYPPSDPPTHSIAQAIAEPEGTVVTIAGRVTRLRDFGKVSFADVHDWSGQVQVLVEESRVIPGTPDFGADVDLGDLIEARGVVGQSRSGELSILIDAWRFNGKCLRPLPDKWSGLTDPEARVRQRYVDLAINPRSRELLATRSLVVKSLRDFLAQRGYLEVETPILQQIHGGANATPFQTHINAYDLDLYLRIAPELYLKRLCVGGVEKVFEIGRNFRNEGVDFSHNPEFTSLEAYEAHSDYLKMLDLTREMIQYAATAAYGEPVIVRTDDDGNEERVDISGAWPVKTVHEVVSEGAGEEVTPETPVETLRAICDRLEIAHRPDWDAGQVVLELYEHLGEDRTTFPTFYTNFPTSTSPLTRAHRSIPGVAERWDLVAWGVELGTAYTELTDPVEQRNRLTAQSVLAAGGDPEAMELDEDFLQALEYAMPPTGGLGVGVDRVVMLITGQSIRESLAFPLAKPQEG; via the coding sequence ATGACATTGGAAGCGTCGCGCGCCGCGCTGCCCGAAGACGCCCCCGACCATCTCGCCACCGCGGCCGCGGATCGTCCGCAGACCGCTGCCGAGCGTCGCTCACGTGATCTGATCGACCACATCCGGACCCCGAGCGGATTCGGGCGTCTGGCGCCGCGGATCGCGGGAACCGTCGTCGGGGTGCTGGCCACGATCTCGCTGTTGTCGAGCGTGCTCCCGTTCTTCCGGCATCTCATCCACGTCCCCCGCGACTACGTGGACACCTTCATCATCACGTTGCCCGACACCAGCTTCGCGTGGGCGTTCGTGTTGGCGCTCGTCGCGTTCGCGCTGTCGATGCGCAAACGCATCGCGTGGTGGATCTGCGTGGTCTACCTCGCGCTGTACACGCTCGGCAACGTCATCTACCTGATCCCGGCGTTGGCCGACGAACTGTCGGTGACCGACAACGACCGCATCAACCTGTGGATCGGCATCGTGATCGATGTCGCGGCGCTGATCTATCTGCTCGCGACGTACCGGCAGTTCTACACCCGGGTCCGTCGGGGTGCGGTGCTGCGGGCGATCGGCGCGTTGATCTGCGGTCTCGCGATCGGCACCTTGCTCGGTTGGGGGCTGGTGTGGCTGTTCCCGCACACCCTGACCCGCGCGGACCGGCTGCCGTACGCGTTCAACCGCGTCGTCGCGTTCGGCGCCATCGACCAGGAGACCACCTTCGACGGCCGGCACAGCTTCGCGCCCGTCAACGGCCTGCTCGGACTGTTCGGCGCGGTCGCGCTGATCGTCGCCGCGGTCGTACTGTTCCGGTCGGTCCGGCTCAAGGCGCTCATCACCGCCGATGACGAACGACTGATCCGTGCCCTCATCGGCCGGTTCAACGACGACGACTCGCTCGCCTACTTCTCCACCCGTCGCGACAAGGCGGTGGTGTTCTCGCCGGACGGTCGTGCGGCGATCACCTACCGCGTCGAGCTCGGGGTGGGGCTCGCGGGTGGCGATCCCATCGGTGACCCGGAGTCCTGGGGCGACGCGATCGCCGAATTCCTCACGCTCTGTGACAGGTACGGCTGGCATCCCGCGGCCATGGGATCGAGTGCGCGCGGTGCCGCGGCCTACGACGCCGCCGGCTTCGGATCACTCTCCATCGGAGACGAGGCGATCCTCTACACCCGCGACTACAGCATCAACGGACCCGCCATGCGCGGTGTGCGCCAGGCGGTCACCAGGACCAAACGTGCCGGCATCACGATCCGCATCCGGCGACACAGTGAGATCTCGACAGGCTCGATCGACGGGAAGGGGGGCTCGATCGACGGGAAGCCGTCCGAGATGGCCCAGGTCGTCGCACGCGCCGACGCCTGGCGCGACACCGACGAGGAACGCGGCTTCGCCATGGCGCTCGGCCGCATCGGCGACCCGGCCGACGGCAACTGTCTCCTGGTCGAGGCGGTCGAGAACGAGGGGACCGACGCGGAGAAGGTCGTCGGGATGCTGTCGTTCGTCCCCTGGGGGCGCACCGGGGTGTCACTCGACGTCATGCGCCGCGACCGCGACTCGGTGAACGGCATCGTCGAGACGATGGTCACCGAACTGGCGAAGAATTCCGAGCAGTACGGCATCACCGAGATCTCGCTGAACTTCGCGACCTTCCGCGCCTTCTTCGAGCACGGCGCCGAGATCGGGGCCGGACCCGTGATGCGCGCGACCTATTCGGCACTGATGTTCGGCTCACGGTTCTTCCAGATGGAGTCGCTCTACAAGTCCAACGCCAAGTACCGGCCGGATTGGCAGCCGCGCTACCTGTGCTTCGAGGACAACGCGGTATTGCCGCGGGTCGGGCTCGCCGCGATCGTCACCGAGGGATTCGTTCAGCTACCGAGGTTCGGGCGGGCCCGCCACTACACCGAGGGGGTGTCGGCGATCCCGGCCGGAGTCGACGTCGACGCACTCATCGACGAGCTCGACGCCGAGGCCGAGCAGTCGGCGGTGGAAGTGCATCGGCCCGAACAGGTCCGGGTGCGACTGGCCAAGATGGAGCGACTCGTCGCCGACGGCTTCGATCCCTACCCGCCTTCCGATCCGCCGACGCACTCGATCGCCCAGGCGATCGCCGAACCGGAGGGCACCGTGGTGACCATCGCGGGCCGCGTGACGCGGCTCCGCGATTTCGGCAAGGTGTCCTTCGCCGACGTGCACGACTGGTCGGGTCAGGTGCAGGTGCTGGTCGAGGAGTCCCGGGTCATTCCCGGCACTCCGGATTTCGGGGCGGACGTCGATCTCGGCGATCTGATCGAGGCGCGGGGTGTGGTGGGTCAGAGCCGATCCGGCGAGCTGTCGATCCTGATCGACGCCTGGCGGTTCAACGGCAAGTGCCTGCGGCCGCTGCCGGACAAGTGGAGCGGACTGACCGACCCGGAGGCCCGGGTGCGTCAGCGCTATGTCGACCTGGCGATCAACCCTCGCAGCCGCGAGTTGCTGGCCACCCGCAGTCTGGTGGTGAAGTCGTTGCGCGACTTTCTCGCCCAGCGCGGCTACCTGGAGGTCGAGACGCCGATCCTGCAGCAGATCCACGGCGGGGCGAACGCCACGCCGTTCCAGACGCACATCAACGCCTACGACCTCGATCTCTATCTGCGTATCGCACCGGAGCTCTACCTGAAGCGACTGTGCGTCGGCGGCGTCGAGAAGGTCTTCGAGATCGGGCGCAACTTCCGCAACGAAGGCGTCGACTTCAGTCACAACCCGGAGTTCACCAGCCTGGAGGCCTACGAGGCACACAGCGACTATCTGAAGATGCTCGACCTGACGCGGGAGATGATCCAGTACGCCGCCACCGCAGCGTACGGAGAGCCGGTGATCGTGCGCACCGACGACGACGGAAACGAAGAGCGCGTGGACATCTCGGGTGCGTGGCCGGTCAAGACGGTGCACGAGGTGGTCTCTGAGGGCGCCGGCGAAGAGGTGACACCCGAGACGCCGGTGGAGACGTTGCGCGCCATCTGCGACCGGCTGGAGATCGCGCATCGGCCCGACTGGGATGCCGGCCAGGTCGTCCTCGAGCTGTACGAGCACCTCGGCGAGGACCGGACCACCTTCCCGACGTTCTACACCAACTTCCCTACGTCGACGTCGCCGCTCACCCGCGCCCACCGATCGATTCCGGGCGTGGCCGAGCGCTGGGACCTGGTCGCCTGGGGCGTCGAACTCGGTACCGCCTACACCGAGCTGACCGATCCGGTGGAGCAGCGCAATCGGTTGACCGCGCAGTCGGTGCTGGCGGCCGGTGGCGACCCGGAGGCGATGGAACTCGACGAGGACTTCCTGCAGGCACTCGAGTATGCGATGCCGCCGACCGGCGGTCTCGGCGTCGGCGTCGACCGCGTGGTCATGCTGATCACCGGGCAGTCGATCCGCGAATCCCTGGCTTTCCCGTTGGCGAAGCCGCAGGAGGGCTAG
- a CDS encoding RNA-binding S4 domain-containing protein: MSGVDEIPIRDASIRLGQFLKLANLIDSGAEAKEVIGDGMVSVNGEVETRRGRQLAPGDVVELGDQAARVGND, from the coding sequence ATGTCGGGGGTGGACGAGATACCGATCCGGGACGCGTCGATCCGATTGGGCCAATTCCTGAAGCTGGCCAACCTCATCGACTCCGGCGCCGAGGCGAAAGAGGTCATCGGCGACGGCATGGTGTCGGTCAATGGTGAGGTAGAGACCCGGCGGGGCCGACAATTGGCGCCCGGGGATGTGGTGGAACTCGGAGATCAGGCCGCGCGTGTCGGCAACGACTGA
- a CDS encoding cutinase family protein, producing the protein MAIGSVVVTAAPAAAAPPGCPKIYVLAIPGTWANGTSPGIMGEVTSGLGPETRVQFVGYNATAFPWEKAVYGKSKAQAVANTKGLAISMLRRCPGTRIALTGYSQGADAAGDVASEIGTGRAEIRPGQVAGVVLIADPRRSRRDNLIGPALNGEGSGGPRLDGMGWVLPRAFTICQPSDLYCNVPRDYFITRIVGYLAETSDPTPSQIAQYQAEAGAIVAELTTLGGPGKIVDELSNTRAREQIRAFDQFLQSGAHGVYRSFQVRPGVTAVEWAHGFLAGLA; encoded by the coding sequence ATGGCCATCGGATCGGTGGTGGTCACGGCCGCACCCGCCGCCGCGGCACCACCCGGATGCCCGAAGATCTACGTGCTCGCCATTCCCGGCACCTGGGCGAACGGCACGAGCCCCGGGATCATGGGCGAGGTGACGTCGGGGCTCGGCCCCGAGACACGCGTGCAGTTCGTCGGGTACAACGCGACCGCGTTCCCGTGGGAGAAGGCCGTCTACGGCAAATCCAAGGCCCAGGCCGTCGCCAACACCAAGGGCCTCGCGATCTCCATGCTGCGCCGCTGCCCCGGCACGCGCATCGCGCTGACGGGCTACAGCCAGGGCGCCGACGCCGCCGGGGATGTCGCGTCGGAGATCGGAACCGGCCGTGCGGAGATCCGGCCGGGACAGGTCGCCGGCGTCGTGCTGATCGCCGACCCGCGTCGCTCGCGGCGCGACAACCTGATCGGCCCCGCGCTGAACGGCGAGGGCAGTGGTGGTCCCCGGCTCGACGGCATGGGCTGGGTACTGCCGCGGGCGTTCACCATCTGCCAACCCTCGGACCTCTACTGCAACGTGCCCCGCGACTACTTCATCACCAGGATCGTCGGATACCTCGCGGAGACCAGCGACCCGACGCCGAGCCAGATCGCGCAGTACCAGGCCGAGGCCGGAGCCATCGTGGCCGAGCTGACGACCCTGGGCGGGCCCGGGAAGATCGTCGATGAACTGTCCAATACCCGCGCCCGTGAACAGATCAGGGCGTTCGATCAGTTCCTGCAATCCGGGGCGCACGGGGTCTACAGGTCCTTCCAGGTGCGTCCGGGCGTGACGGCCGTCGAGTGGGCGCACGGTTTCCTGGCGGGACTCGCCTGA
- a CDS encoding SRPBCC family protein — translation MVDVSRTFTVQRPPAEVVAYLRDFANAVDWDPGTVRCEQIGADPVGLGTKWHNTTKLYGVTTELVYELTRDDPDHLTFTGTNKTATSVDDLSFGTSNGTGDGPATIITYHAHVEFNGAARFADTLVQFAFDRLAEPVERQMTQALTSI, via the coding sequence GTGGTCGACGTGTCCCGTACGTTCACCGTCCAACGCCCACCGGCCGAGGTCGTCGCCTATCTGCGCGATTTCGCCAACGCCGTCGACTGGGATCCGGGGACGGTGCGGTGCGAACAGATCGGCGCCGACCCGGTGGGTCTGGGCACGAAGTGGCACAACACCACCAAGCTCTACGGTGTCACCACCGAACTGGTCTACGAACTGACCCGCGACGATCCCGACCATCTGACGTTCACCGGCACCAACAAGACGGCGACGTCGGTCGACGACCTCTCCTTCGGGACGAGCAACGGAACCGGCGACGGACCCGCGACGATCATCACCTACCACGCACACGTCGAGTTCAACGGCGCCGCGCGGTTCGCCGACACCCTCGTCCAGTTCGCGTTCGACCGCCTGGCCGAACCCGTGGAACGGCAGATGACGCAGGCACTGACGTCGATCTGA
- a CDS encoding TetR/AcrR family transcriptional regulator yields the protein MTTARADGPYRRTRPKDRKQHILTTAAELFRNEGFHNVGMSDIAAGVGIVPSALYRHYRNKHDLLVASFDESVRRYEEAVDGVDDPLEMTRSIVHVATASQALDLAWSRDNGHLDPDERAAILARIRTVADRAAGIVGADSGPDRVPAHVTTWAMLAVVNWPGHRPLSVSHADQPRMLMAAANAIVTAGRHAVRSRPSPDSAPGPVRSDPAGGLMPLARREALLNTAITMFAVSGYPNVSLDDIGEAVGIAGPSVYNHFGSKLEILVCGIRRAFDVMWLELGQVLGQTADPARALDQLLSGYARFAYAHWDLIAVLLSHTVLLDDDSLALLARTYLEYVSEWRRLQMMCRPELSADEAQTLVDLALAVINGVVRVEALRVPTLPDDACHLAKAVLDASLVEVGV from the coding sequence ATGACGACTGCCCGCGCGGATGGTCCCTACCGGCGCACCCGCCCGAAGGACCGGAAGCAGCACATCCTCACCACCGCCGCGGAGTTGTTCCGCAACGAGGGTTTCCACAACGTGGGGATGAGCGACATCGCCGCCGGGGTCGGCATCGTCCCGAGCGCGCTGTACCGCCACTACCGCAACAAGCACGACCTGCTGGTCGCTTCGTTCGACGAGTCCGTCCGCAGGTACGAGGAAGCGGTCGACGGCGTCGACGATCCGCTCGAGATGACACGCAGCATCGTGCACGTGGCGACGGCGTCGCAGGCATTGGACCTCGCCTGGAGCCGGGACAACGGTCATCTCGATCCGGACGAGCGCGCGGCGATCCTGGCGCGGATCCGCACGGTCGCCGACCGGGCCGCAGGCATCGTCGGCGCGGACTCGGGGCCCGACCGGGTGCCCGCCCACGTCACCACCTGGGCGATGCTCGCGGTGGTGAACTGGCCCGGCCACCGGCCGTTGTCGGTGTCCCACGCCGACCAGCCGCGCATGCTGATGGCGGCGGCGAATGCCATCGTCACTGCCGGGCGGCACGCCGTCCGGTCACGCCCGTCACCCGACTCCGCACCCGGGCCGGTGCGGTCGGATCCGGCCGGCGGATTGATGCCGTTGGCACGTCGCGAGGCCCTGCTGAACACCGCGATCACGATGTTCGCCGTCAGCGGCTACCCCAACGTGAGCCTCGACGACATCGGCGAGGCCGTCGGTATCGCCGGCCCGAGCGTCTACAACCACTTCGGCAGCAAACTCGAGATCCTGGTGTGCGGTATCCGGCGCGCGTTCGACGTGATGTGGCTCGAGCTCGGCCAGGTGCTCGGACAGACCGCCGATCCCGCCCGTGCCCTCGACCAGTTGCTGTCCGGTTACGCGCGCTTCGCCTACGCGCACTGGGACCTGATCGCGGTGTTGCTGTCGCACACGGTGTTGCTCGACGACGACTCACTCGCGCTGCTCGCGCGCACCTATCTCGAGTACGTCAGCGAGTGGCGGCGTCTGCAGATGATGTGCCGGCCCGAGCTGAGCGCCGACGAGGCCCAGACGCTCGTCGATCTGGCACTCGCGGTCATCAACGGTGTGGTGCGGGTGGAGGCGCTTCGGGTGCCGACCCTTCCGGACGACGCCTGCCACCTCGCCAAGGCCGTGCTGGACGCGTCGCTCGTCGAGGTCGGGGTCTGA
- a CDS encoding iron-containing redox enzyme family protein yields the protein MTAAGQTPTRCPMLEPRGPLSLIVWRMLRERPTTSGVDLTDVAHVLSAKPAGRALLDDLDLQRAWFIIGELDGRGVCGVDDRWNDHPAVASLRLDIGDALEAAIRDRVGAMDPCTAEELPARVRRELDGIAAPALSSYLRCEGTAADYRDLLRHRSLYHLREADPHTIAIPRLTGRAKAALVEIQSDEYGGGREEDMHATLFARSMNSLGLSSDYGAYAETLPAVTLAWSNTLSLFASRRRLRAAVVGHLLALECTSSIPNKRYAEGLRRLGFGDEATRFFDEHVEADAVHEQIALYDMSMPLLESEPDLSVDLLTGFRAAVLLDADVAGHLIAHWKVTAVHE from the coding sequence ATGACCGCGGCCGGGCAGACTCCGACCCGGTGCCCGATGCTCGAGCCCCGTGGCCCCCTGAGTCTGATCGTGTGGAGGATGTTGCGGGAGAGGCCTACGACGTCGGGCGTCGATCTGACCGACGTCGCCCACGTCCTGAGCGCCAAGCCCGCCGGGCGTGCGTTGCTCGACGATCTGGATCTGCAACGAGCGTGGTTCATCATCGGCGAACTCGATGGGCGAGGAGTGTGCGGGGTCGACGATCGGTGGAACGACCATCCCGCGGTGGCCTCGCTACGACTGGACATCGGCGACGCCCTGGAGGCGGCCATCCGCGATCGTGTGGGTGCGATGGATCCGTGCACAGCAGAAGAGCTGCCCGCACGGGTGCGACGTGAACTCGACGGCATCGCCGCGCCCGCCCTGTCGTCGTATCTCCGGTGCGAGGGGACCGCGGCCGACTATCGGGACCTTCTGCGTCATCGGTCGCTGTATCACCTTCGCGAAGCCGATCCGCATACGATCGCGATCCCCAGGCTGACCGGCCGGGCGAAGGCGGCACTCGTCGAGATCCAGAGCGACGAGTACGGCGGTGGCAGGGAAGAGGACATGCATGCCACTCTTTTCGCTCGGTCGATGAACTCCCTCGGACTCTCCAGCGACTACGGCGCCTATGCCGAAACCCTTCCCGCGGTCACCCTGGCGTGGTCGAACACGTTGTCACTCTTCGCGTCCCGCCGTCGACTCCGGGCCGCCGTCGTCGGACACCTCCTCGCGCTCGAATGCACGTCGTCCATCCCGAACAAGAGGTATGCGGAGGGGTTGCGGAGGCTCGGGTTCGGCGACGAGGCGACTCGGTTCTTCGATGAGCATGTCGAAGCGGACGCCGTGCACGAGCAGATAGCCCTGTACGACATGTCCATGCCGTTGCTGGAGAGCGAGCCGGACCTCTCGGTCGATCTGTTGACCGGATTCCGCGCGGCCGTCCTGCTCGATGCTGATGTCGCCGGGCATCTCATTGCGCACTGGAAGGTGACGGCAGTGCACGAATGA
- a CDS encoding CDGSH iron-sulfur domain-containing protein, with translation MDIPTERRSTPTGHGSARITVTPGGPLVVRGDVEIVDAAGNPIPRHRATVALCRCGRSSIQPYCDGTHAVGRPPIHGD, from the coding sequence ATGGACATCCCCACAGAACGTCGATCCACGCCCACCGGACACGGATCGGCGCGGATAACGGTCACGCCGGGTGGCCCGCTGGTGGTTCGCGGTGACGTCGAGATCGTGGACGCCGCCGGAAACCCCATCCCACGGCACCGCGCCACCGTGGCCCTCTGCCGATGTGGCCGCTCGAGCATCCAGCCCTACTGCGACGGAACCCATGCCGTCGGTCGTCCGCCCATTCACGGCGACTGA